The Kitasatospora setae KM-6054 genome contains a region encoding:
- a CDS encoding DUF3152 domain-containing protein — protein MRSARRTIRRRRARRRTAFGVGCLAALTVLGTAGYASLHSEPRRSAGDDATVQARAVPPLAETPASSPSPTPSPTPTPSPTPTPPASSAPPEVVARGTGSFTVATASGDKVGSGATLRRYRVEVEDGTGIDPEAAARAVQAVLADPRSWTADKRDSFQLVSSGSYDFTVKIASPATADAICATGGLDTRGEVNCDVGKQVVVNSKRWLTGSPEFDGPPAEYRALIVNHEVGHRIGHGHETCPGKGKPAPAMMQQIYGLKGCTANAWPYDAEGDYLSGPAVP, from the coding sequence ATGCGCTCAGCCCGCAGGACGATCCGCCGCCGGCGCGCCCGCCGCCGGACGGCCTTCGGTGTCGGCTGCCTGGCGGCCCTGACCGTGCTGGGCACCGCCGGGTACGCCTCGCTGCACTCCGAGCCCCGGCGGTCCGCCGGGGACGACGCGACCGTCCAGGCCCGTGCCGTCCCGCCGTTGGCCGAGACGCCCGCGTCCTCCCCCAGCCCCACCCCCAGCCCGACGCCGACCCCCAGCCCGACGCCGACGCCGCCCGCCTCCAGCGCTCCGCCGGAGGTCGTCGCCCGGGGCACGGGCTCGTTCACCGTCGCGACCGCCAGCGGCGACAAGGTGGGCAGCGGCGCGACCCTGCGCCGCTACCGGGTCGAGGTGGAGGACGGCACCGGCATCGACCCGGAGGCCGCCGCGCGGGCCGTCCAGGCCGTCCTGGCCGACCCGCGCAGCTGGACCGCCGACAAGCGCGACAGCTTCCAGCTGGTCTCCTCGGGCAGCTACGACTTCACCGTCAAGATCGCCTCGCCCGCCACCGCCGACGCGATCTGCGCCACCGGCGGGCTGGACACCCGGGGCGAGGTGAACTGCGACGTCGGCAAGCAGGTCGTGGTCAACTCCAAGCGCTGGCTGACCGGTTCGCCCGAGTTCGACGGCCCGCCGGCCGAGTACCGGGCCCTGATCGTCAACCACGAGGTCGGCCACCGGATCGGCCACGGCCACGAGACCTGCCCCGGCAAGGGCAAGCCCGCCCCCGCGATGATGCAGCAGATCTACGGCCTCAAGGGCTGCACCGCCAACGCCTGGCCGTACGACGCCGAGGGCGACTACCTGAGCGGGCCGGCCGTCCCCTGA
- a CDS encoding maleylpyruvate isomerase family mycothiol-dependent enzyme — MPTVKPRTYDPVKVRAALTGQFDAISAAVRELDDERLALPTRLGDWRVRELVAHLGMVASWVPLHLREPLPPQPPITPLHWAASTRTAAAAINATAVELVAEQFAGDAAQVSGELDRQIGELWKAVDSPEGREPGRVIPMRFGPMALADFLVTRLVETVVHADDLAAALGLPDFPHDPFALASTSRLLADAFAAQVPGGAVELRIPPYAVVQAVEGPRHTRGTPPNVVETDPLTWIRLATGRQEWSAVLDTALTASGERSDLSAYLPVLG; from the coding sequence ATGCCTACCGTGAAGCCCCGAACCTACGACCCGGTGAAGGTGCGCGCCGCGCTCACCGGGCAGTTCGACGCGATCTCCGCCGCCGTCCGGGAGCTGGACGACGAACGACTCGCCCTCCCCACCCGGCTGGGGGACTGGCGGGTCCGCGAACTCGTCGCCCACCTCGGCATGGTGGCCAGCTGGGTGCCGCTGCACCTGCGCGAACCGCTGCCGCCGCAGCCCCCGATCACGCCGCTGCACTGGGCCGCCAGCACCCGCACCGCCGCCGCCGCGATCAACGCCACCGCCGTCGAGCTGGTGGCCGAGCAGTTCGCCGGGGATGCCGCCCAGGTGTCCGGTGAACTCGACCGGCAGATCGGCGAGTTGTGGAAGGCCGTGGACAGCCCGGAGGGGCGCGAGCCCGGCCGGGTCATCCCGATGCGGTTCGGCCCGATGGCGCTCGCCGACTTCCTGGTCACCCGGCTGGTGGAGACCGTGGTGCACGCCGACGACCTGGCCGCCGCGCTCGGCCTCCCCGACTTCCCGCACGACCCCTTCGCGCTGGCCTCCACGTCCCGGCTGCTCGCCGACGCCTTCGCCGCCCAGGTGCCCGGCGGCGCGGTCGAACTGCGGATCCCCCCGTACGCGGTCGTCCAGGCGGTCGAGGGCCCCCGGCACACCCGGGGCACCCCGCCCAACGTGGTCGAGACCGACCCGCTGACCTGGATCCGACTCGCCACCGGCCGGCAGGAGTGGTCCGCCGTCCTGGACACCGCGCTCACCGCCAGCGGCGAGCGCAGCGACCTGTCGGCCTACCTGCCGGTGCTCGGCTGA
- the purL gene encoding phosphoribosylformylglycinamidine synthase subunit PurL, whose product MSLDTVKNAEQTPDAAQPWAELGLKQDEYARIREILERRPTGAELAMYSVMWSEHCSYKSSKVHLKQFGEKAPENDAMLVGIGENAGVVDVGQGYAVTFKVESHNHPSYIEPYQGAATGIGGIVRDILAMGARPVAVMDPLRFGAADHPDTRRVLPGIVAGIGGYGNCLGLPNIGGEVVFDSCYQGNPLVNALCVGVMKHEDIHLAKASGPGNKVILYGARTGGDGIGGVSVLASETFDATGPAKRPAVQVGDPFQEKLLIECTLEIFKEDLVAGIQDLGGAGLSCATSELASAGTGGMRIELDTVPLRDHTLSPEEILMSESQERMCAIVEPGKVDRFLEICEKWDVIATVIGEVTDGERLEIFWHGELVVDVPPRTVAHEGPTYHRPYARPSWQDALQADAPTAERLARPANGAELKDALLKVAGSPNQASKAWITDQYDRYVLGNTVLATPEDSGMIRIDEETNLGVSVATDGNGRYAKLDPYTGAQLALAEAYRNVAAGGAKPLAVSDCLNFGSPEDPDVMWQFAEATRGLADACQVLGTPVTGGNVSLYNQTGDVAIHPTPVVAVLGVIDDVTRRTPVGFAEEGQLLYLLGDTADELGGSAWSQVVHNHLGGLPPKVDLERERLLGEILIAASRDGMVDAAHDLSDGGLAQALVESCLKGGKGARVVVPEGLDPFVFLFSESAGRAVVAVPRSEELRFNDMCGARGLPATRIGVVDGEALEVQGQFTVTLAELRDAHTGVIEALLA is encoded by the coding sequence ATGAGCCTCGACACCGTCAAGAACGCCGAGCAGACCCCGGACGCCGCCCAGCCCTGGGCCGAACTCGGCCTGAAGCAGGACGAGTACGCCCGGATCCGGGAGATCCTGGAGCGCCGCCCGACCGGCGCCGAGCTGGCGATGTACTCGGTGATGTGGTCGGAGCACTGCTCGTACAAGAGCTCCAAGGTCCACCTCAAGCAGTTCGGCGAGAAGGCCCCGGAGAACGACGCGATGCTCGTCGGCATCGGCGAGAACGCCGGCGTCGTCGACGTCGGCCAGGGCTACGCGGTCACCTTCAAGGTCGAGTCGCACAACCACCCGTCGTACATCGAGCCCTACCAGGGCGCGGCCACCGGCATCGGCGGCATCGTGCGCGACATCCTGGCGATGGGCGCCCGCCCGGTCGCCGTGATGGACCCGCTGCGCTTCGGCGCGGCCGACCACCCGGACACCCGGCGCGTGCTGCCCGGGATCGTCGCGGGCATCGGCGGCTACGGCAACTGCCTGGGCCTGCCGAACATCGGCGGCGAGGTCGTCTTCGACTCCTGCTACCAGGGCAACCCGCTGGTCAACGCGCTCTGCGTGGGCGTGATGAAGCACGAGGACATCCACCTCGCGAAGGCGTCCGGCCCCGGCAACAAGGTCATCCTGTACGGAGCCCGCACCGGCGGCGACGGCATCGGCGGCGTCTCGGTGCTCGCCTCGGAGACCTTCGACGCGACCGGCCCGGCCAAGCGCCCCGCCGTCCAGGTCGGCGACCCGTTCCAGGAGAAGCTGCTCATCGAGTGCACCCTGGAGATCTTCAAGGAAGACCTCGTCGCGGGCATCCAGGACCTCGGCGGCGCCGGCCTGTCCTGCGCGACCAGCGAGCTCGCGAGCGCCGGCACCGGCGGCATGCGGATCGAGCTGGACACCGTCCCGCTGCGCGACCACACGCTCTCTCCTGAGGAGATCCTCATGAGCGAGTCGCAGGAGCGCATGTGCGCGATCGTCGAGCCCGGCAAGGTCGACCGCTTCCTGGAGATCTGCGAGAAGTGGGACGTCATCGCCACCGTCATCGGCGAGGTGACCGACGGCGAGCGGCTGGAGATCTTCTGGCACGGTGAGCTGGTCGTCGACGTGCCGCCGCGCACCGTCGCCCACGAGGGCCCGACCTACCACCGCCCGTACGCCCGCCCGTCCTGGCAGGACGCGCTGCAGGCCGACGCCCCGACCGCCGAGCGGCTGGCCCGCCCGGCGAACGGCGCCGAGCTCAAGGACGCGCTGCTCAAGGTCGCCGGCTCGCCGAACCAGGCGTCCAAGGCGTGGATCACCGACCAGTACGACCGCTACGTGCTGGGCAACACGGTGCTCGCCACCCCCGAGGACTCCGGCATGATCCGGATCGACGAGGAGACCAACCTCGGCGTCTCGGTCGCCACCGACGGCAACGGCCGCTACGCCAAGCTGGACCCGTACACCGGCGCCCAGCTGGCCCTGGCCGAGGCGTACCGGAACGTCGCGGCCGGCGGCGCCAAGCCGCTCGCGGTCTCCGACTGCCTCAACTTCGGCTCCCCCGAGGACCCGGACGTGATGTGGCAGTTCGCCGAGGCCACCCGCGGCCTGGCCGACGCCTGCCAGGTGCTCGGCACCCCGGTCACCGGCGGCAACGTCTCGCTGTACAACCAGACCGGCGACGTCGCCATCCACCCGACCCCGGTGGTCGCGGTACTCGGCGTCATCGACGACGTCACCCGGCGCACCCCGGTCGGCTTCGCCGAGGAGGGCCAGCTGCTCTACCTGCTCGGCGACACCGCCGACGAGCTGGGCGGCTCCGCCTGGTCGCAGGTCGTGCACAACCACCTCGGCGGCCTGCCGCCCAAGGTCGACCTGGAGCGCGAGCGGCTGCTCGGCGAGATCCTGATCGCCGCCTCCCGCGACGGCATGGTCGACGCCGCGCACGACCTCTCCGACGGCGGCCTCGCGCAGGCCCTGGTGGAGAGCTGCCTCAAGGGCGGCAAGGGCGCCCGGGTGGTCGTCCCCGAGGGCCTCGACCCCTTCGTGTTCCTGTTCTCCGAGTCCGCCGGTCGTGCCGTGGTGGCCGTCCCGCGCAGCGAGGAGCTCCGGTTCAACGACATGTGCGGCGCCCGCGGCCTGCCCGCCACCCGGATCGGCGTGGTGGACGGCGAGGCGCTGGAGGTCCAGGGCCAGTTCACCGTCACCCTGGCCGAGCTGCGCGACGCCCACACCGGCGTCATCGAGGCGCTGCTCGCCTGA
- the purQ gene encoding phosphoribosylformylglycinamidine synthase subunit PurQ codes for MTTRIGVVTFPGSLDDRDAQRAVRLAGAEPVALWHRDKDLHQVDAVVLPGGFSYGDYLRCGAISRFSPVMDTIIEQAKLGMPVLGICNGFQVLCESHLLPGALTRNDSLHFICRDQKLRIENAGTAWTRDYSAGQEIVVPLKNGEGRFVADERVLDELEAEGRIVARYLDVNPNGSYRDIAGITNAAGNVVGLMPHPEHAVEPLTGPTTEGLGFFTSVLKQLVNA; via the coding sequence GTGACCACCCGTATCGGCGTCGTCACTTTCCCCGGTTCCCTCGACGACCGCGACGCCCAGCGCGCGGTCCGCCTGGCCGGCGCCGAGCCGGTCGCCCTCTGGCACCGTGACAAGGATCTCCACCAGGTCGACGCCGTCGTCCTGCCCGGCGGATTCTCCTACGGCGACTATCTGCGCTGCGGCGCCATCTCCCGCTTCTCCCCGGTGATGGACACCATCATCGAGCAGGCGAAGCTCGGAATGCCGGTCCTCGGTATCTGCAACGGCTTCCAGGTGCTGTGCGAATCGCACCTGCTGCCCGGCGCGCTCACCCGGAACGACTCGCTGCACTTCATCTGCCGCGACCAGAAGCTCCGCATCGAGAACGCCGGGACCGCCTGGACCCGCGATTACTCGGCCGGGCAGGAAATCGTCGTTCCGCTGAAGAACGGCGAGGGCCGGTTCGTCGCCGACGAGCGCGTCCTCGACGAGCTGGAGGCGGAGGGCCGGATCGTGGCCCGCTACCTCGATGTGAACCCGAACGGTTCGTACCGCGACATCGCCGGCATCACCAACGCCGCCGGCAATGTCGTCGGCCTGATGCCGCACCCGGAGCACGCCGTGGAGCCGCTCACCGGCCCGACCACCGAGGGCCTGGGCTTCTTCACTTCCGTCCTGAAGCAGCTGGTGAACGCCTGA
- the purS gene encoding phosphoribosylformylglycinamidine synthase subunit PurS, whose protein sequence is MARVVVDVMLKPEILDPQGQAVQRALPRLGFAGIADVRQGKRFELELEGPVDDAALARIREAAETFLANTVIEDFTVRVEEAATSAPSSSVVGDAK, encoded by the coding sequence GTGGCACGCGTCGTAGTCGACGTCATGCTCAAGCCGGAGATCCTCGACCCCCAGGGCCAGGCGGTGCAGCGCGCGCTGCCGCGTCTCGGGTTCGCCGGGATCGCCGACGTCCGCCAGGGCAAGCGTTTCGAGCTGGAGCTGGAGGGGCCGGTCGACGACGCCGCGCTCGCCCGCATCCGCGAGGCCGCCGAGACCTTCCTCGCCAACACCGTGATCGAGGACTTCACCGTCCGCGTCGAGGAGGCCGCGACATCGGCCCCCTCCTCCTCCGTCGTCGGAGACGCGAAGTGA
- a CDS encoding histone-like nucleoid-structuring protein Lsr2, whose translation MAQRVVVTLSDDLDGGTAAETVHFGVDGKSYEIDLSADNAEKLREALAPFVAAGRRQSRSGKSFRRTALTPDPAAVRAWAQSNGHELPARGRIPKHVYEAFAESN comes from the coding sequence ATGGCTCAGCGTGTAGTCGTCACGCTCTCCGACGATCTGGACGGCGGCACCGCCGCGGAAACCGTGCACTTCGGCGTGGACGGTAAGTCCTACGAGATCGACCTGTCCGCCGACAACGCGGAAAAGCTCCGGGAGGCCCTCGCCCCGTTCGTCGCCGCCGGCCGCCGGCAGAGCCGCAGCGGGAAGTCCTTCCGCCGCACCGCGCTCACCCCGGACCCGGCCGCCGTGCGCGCCTGGGCGCAGTCGAACGGCCACGAGCTGCCCGCCCGCGGCCGCATCCCGAAGCACGTCTACGAGGCGTTCGCCGAGAGCAACTGA
- a CDS encoding ABC transporter ATP-binding protein yields MTDTSRPRPAAVEARGLHRRYGPSGQGGFEAVRGLDLAVAPGELFALLGTNGAGKTSTLEVLEGLAEPSAGEVRVLGLDPRRERAALRPRIGIMLQEGGFPGELTLAETGRCWAGLTTGARAVDEALDLVGLLPRRTVRVKQLSGGERRRLDLAMALLGRPEVLFLDEPSTGLDPEARASVWRLIRELRAAGTTVVLTTHYLEEAEELADRLAIMHRGRVVTGGTVAEVLAAHPARIAFELPERTGPNAALDLPALPGTSTELDGRRVLLRTPDLQGTLTELLGWAARHRVELARLDARSASLEEAFLAVAASAVDPAAAPAAPAPSKIGRAA; encoded by the coding sequence ATGACCGACACCAGCCGTCCCCGCCCCGCCGCCGTCGAGGCCCGCGGGCTGCACCGCCGCTACGGGCCGTCCGGCCAGGGCGGGTTCGAGGCCGTCCGCGGCCTGGACCTCGCCGTCGCGCCCGGCGAGCTGTTCGCCCTGCTCGGCACCAACGGCGCGGGCAAGACCTCCACCCTGGAGGTGCTGGAGGGGCTCGCCGAGCCGAGCGCCGGCGAGGTCCGGGTGCTCGGCCTCGACCCGCGCCGGGAGCGCGCCGCGCTGCGGCCGCGGATCGGCATCATGCTGCAGGAGGGCGGCTTCCCCGGCGAGCTGACGCTGGCCGAGACCGGCCGCTGCTGGGCCGGCCTGACCACCGGCGCCCGGGCCGTCGACGAGGCGCTCGACCTGGTCGGCCTGCTGCCCCGGCGCACGGTGCGGGTCAAGCAGCTGTCCGGCGGCGAACGCCGCCGGCTCGACCTGGCGATGGCCCTGCTCGGCCGCCCCGAGGTGCTGTTCCTGGACGAGCCGTCCACCGGCCTGGACCCGGAGGCCCGGGCCTCGGTCTGGCGGCTGATCCGCGAACTGCGGGCGGCCGGCACCACGGTGGTGCTCACCACGCACTACCTGGAAGAAGCCGAGGAACTCGCCGACCGGCTGGCCATCATGCACCGCGGCCGGGTGGTCACCGGCGGCACGGTCGCCGAGGTGCTGGCCGCGCACCCCGCCCGGATCGCCTTCGAACTCCCCGAGCGGACCGGCCCGAACGCCGCCCTCGACCTGCCCGCGCTGCCCGGCACCAGCACCGAACTGGACGGCCGCCGGGTGCTGCTGCGCACCCCCGACCTCCAGGGCACGCTGACCGAGCTGCTCGGCTGGGCCGCCCGCCACCGGGTCGAACTGGCCCGGCTGGACGCCCGCAGCGCCTCGCTGGAGGAAGCCTTCCTGGCCGTCGCCGCGTCGGCGGTCGACCCGGCCGCCGCCCCCGCCGCCCCCGCCCCGTCGAAGATCGGACGTGCCGCATGA
- a CDS encoding ABC transporter permease, translating to MSTAAPAAAPATLTPLSRLLALGRAEAVLLRRNRTAVFLALVLPFLLVGSLRSILKAAAEKTPGLDVNGNLVTSSMGIVLLVVVYTNLTTAYTARRNELVLKRLRTGEAADAEILLGTAVPSIGLALVQCLLLGVGGFALLDLRAPANPLLVLAGLALSALLLTGLAALSSAVTKTVETAGITTLPLMLAAQFGSGLMIPLESMPDTVANVCRLLPTTPALQLLRIGWLGTDGTGPSEGFAATWGLAVPPLLLALAWAAAAAWGARRWFRWEPRR from the coding sequence ATGAGCACCGCCGCCCCCGCCGCCGCCCCCGCCACCCTGACGCCGCTCTCCCGGCTGCTGGCGCTGGGCCGGGCCGAGGCCGTACTGCTGCGGCGCAACCGCACCGCGGTGTTCCTGGCGCTGGTGCTGCCGTTCCTGCTGGTCGGCTCGCTCCGCTCGATCCTGAAGGCCGCCGCCGAGAAGACCCCCGGCCTGGACGTGAACGGCAACCTGGTCACCAGCTCGATGGGCATCGTCCTGCTGGTGGTCGTCTACACCAACCTGACCACCGCCTACACCGCCCGCCGCAACGAACTGGTGCTGAAGCGGCTGCGCACCGGCGAGGCCGCGGACGCCGAGATCCTGCTCGGCACCGCCGTCCCGTCGATCGGCCTGGCGCTGGTGCAGTGCCTGCTGCTGGGCGTCGGCGGCTTCGCGCTGCTCGACCTGCGGGCCCCCGCGAACCCGCTGCTGGTGCTGGCCGGGCTGGCGCTGTCCGCGCTGCTGCTGACCGGCCTGGCCGCGCTGTCCAGCGCGGTCACCAAGACCGTGGAGACGGCCGGCATCACCACCCTCCCGCTGATGCTGGCCGCCCAGTTCGGCTCCGGCCTGATGATCCCGCTGGAGTCGATGCCGGACACCGTGGCGAACGTCTGCCGCCTGCTGCCGACCACCCCCGCGCTGCAACTGCTGCGGATCGGCTGGCTCGGCACCGACGGCACCGGCCCGTCCGAGGGCTTCGCCGCGACCTGGGGCCTGGCCGTCCCGCCCCTGCTGCTGGCCCTGGCCTGGGCCGCCGCCGCGGCCTGGGGCGCCCGCCGCTGGTTCCGCTGGGAGCCGCGCCGCTAG
- a CDS encoding sensor histidine kinase — protein sequence MRVSRPRPIHRWRGLSKPQRTELYVRWSLYTVALMQPVVTVGMAVGSAGRGGVSTAEAVVCALGSAAAALNAVLVRTGLAGYLGRRPRPYSWVVAAGAVSVAVSVAALLLGPRPRDADGSLPVTVAVLTMTFWIATTAVALRTAETAVAAVAGLLLLALPLLLTGVSPGSVAGMAVGCLIGAALAAVTARGSIWTARVVWELDAARETQARLAVAEERLRFSRDLHDVLGRNLATIALKSELAVRLARRGRPEAVDQMTEVQRIAQESQREVREVVRGYRTVELHTELAGAASVLRAANVDCRTELSGADGLPAEAQSVLGWVVREAATNVLRHSEAANCRFRLRVSGGTALLEVENDGVPAVPPPRAEGAGSGLRGLGERLAAHGGTLSTAGGAPGRFRLTAELPITEKESVK from the coding sequence GTGCGGGTCAGCAGGCCACGACCGATCCACCGCTGGCGGGGGCTGTCCAAGCCGCAGCGCACCGAGCTGTACGTCCGGTGGTCGCTGTACACCGTGGCGCTGATGCAGCCGGTGGTGACGGTCGGCATGGCGGTCGGGAGCGCCGGTCGCGGCGGGGTGTCGACGGCCGAGGCGGTGGTGTGCGCGCTCGGCTCGGCGGCGGCGGCCCTGAACGCGGTGCTGGTCCGCACCGGCCTGGCCGGCTACCTGGGCCGGCGGCCCCGTCCCTACTCCTGGGTGGTGGCGGCGGGCGCGGTGTCGGTGGCCGTCTCGGTGGCGGCACTGCTGCTCGGACCGCGCCCCCGGGACGCGGACGGCTCGCTCCCGGTCACCGTCGCGGTCCTGACCATGACCTTCTGGATCGCCACCACCGCGGTCGCGCTGCGGACCGCGGAGACGGCCGTCGCCGCCGTGGCGGGCCTGCTGCTGCTCGCCCTGCCGCTGCTGCTGACCGGCGTCTCCCCCGGCTCCGTCGCCGGGATGGCGGTCGGCTGCCTGATCGGGGCGGCGCTCGCCGCCGTCACCGCCCGCGGCTCGATCTGGACCGCCAGGGTGGTCTGGGAGCTGGACGCCGCCCGGGAGACCCAGGCCCGGCTGGCGGTGGCCGAGGAGCGGCTGCGGTTCTCCCGGGACCTGCACGACGTGCTGGGACGCAACCTGGCCACCATCGCGCTGAAGAGCGAGCTGGCCGTGCGACTGGCGCGCCGCGGGCGCCCGGAGGCGGTGGACCAGATGACCGAGGTGCAGCGGATCGCCCAGGAGTCGCAGCGCGAGGTGCGCGAGGTGGTGCGCGGCTACCGCACCGTCGAGCTGCACACCGAACTGGCCGGCGCCGCCTCGGTGTTGCGGGCCGCGAACGTCGACTGCCGGACCGAGCTGTCCGGCGCGGACGGCCTGCCCGCCGAGGCGCAGTCGGTGCTCGGCTGGGTGGTGCGGGAGGCCGCGACCAACGTGCTGCGGCACTCGGAGGCGGCGAACTGCCGGTTCCGGCTGCGGGTCTCGGGCGGCACCGCGCTGCTGGAGGTGGAGAACGACGGCGTGCCCGCCGTTCCGCCGCCGCGCGCGGAGGGCGCGGGCAGCGGCCTGCGCGGCCTGGGCGAGCGGCTGGCCGCGCACGGCGGCACCCTGAGCACGGCCGGCGGCGCCCCCGGGCGGTTCCGGCTGACCGCCGAACTACCGATCACCGAGAAGGAGTCCGTGAAGTGA
- a CDS encoding response regulator transcription factor, with the protein MTDLVRVLLADDEHLIRGALAALLALEDDLTVVAEAASGPEALAMAAAHRPDVAVLDLQMPGLDGIEVAAELRHRLPECRVMIVTGHGRPGYLKRALEVGVRGFLPKTVSASDLAGIIRTVRAGGRYVDPELAAEAISAGDSPLTPRETDVLELAADGSPVAEIAERAALSPGTVRNYLSSAAGKLGAENRHAAVRIAREHGWL; encoded by the coding sequence GTGACCGACCTGGTGCGGGTGCTGCTCGCGGACGACGAGCACCTGATCCGCGGCGCCCTGGCGGCGCTGCTCGCGCTGGAGGACGACCTGACGGTGGTCGCGGAGGCGGCGTCCGGCCCGGAGGCGCTGGCGATGGCCGCCGCGCACCGCCCGGACGTCGCGGTGCTGGACCTCCAGATGCCGGGCCTGGACGGCATCGAGGTGGCGGCCGAGCTGCGGCACCGGCTGCCGGAGTGCCGGGTGATGATCGTGACCGGGCACGGCCGGCCGGGCTACCTGAAGCGGGCCCTGGAGGTCGGGGTGCGCGGCTTCCTGCCGAAGACGGTCTCCGCCTCCGACCTGGCCGGGATCATCCGCACCGTCCGGGCCGGCGGCCGCTACGTGGACCCGGAGCTGGCCGCCGAGGCGATCAGCGCGGGCGACTCCCCGCTGACCCCGCGCGAGACGGACGTGCTGGAGCTGGCCGCGGACGGCTCCCCGGTCGCCGAGATCGCCGAGCGGGCCGCGCTCTCGCCGGGCACCGTCCGCAACTACCTGTCCTCGGCGGCGGGCAAGCTGGGCGCGGAGAACCGCCACGCGGCGGTCCGGATCGCCCGCGAGCACGGCTGGCTGTGA
- a CDS encoding phosphoribosylaminoimidazolesuccinocarboxamide synthase — MSGFVTKPEPVQVPGLVHLHTGKVRDLYRDGAGNLVMVASDRTSAYDWVLPNEIPDKGRILTQLSLWWFERIADLVPNHVLSTELPAGAPADWAGRTLICRSLDMVPVECVARGYLAGSGLEEYRVSRTVCGVALPEGLDNGSELPGPIYTPALKAEVGEHDENVPYEETARRVGAELAATLRQTTLAVYARARDIARDRGLILADTKFEFGLLDGELVIGDEVLTPDSSRFWPADEWQPGRDQPSFDKQIIRDWLTSPASGWDRKSENPPPRLPDEVIAHTRQRYIDAYEKLTGLAWK; from the coding sequence GTGAGCGGATTCGTCACCAAGCCCGAGCCGGTCCAGGTGCCCGGCCTGGTCCACCTGCACACCGGCAAGGTGCGCGACCTGTACCGGGACGGCGCCGGCAACCTGGTGATGGTCGCCAGCGACCGGACCTCCGCCTACGACTGGGTGCTGCCCAACGAGATCCCGGACAAGGGCCGGATCCTCACCCAGCTGTCGCTCTGGTGGTTCGAGCGGATCGCCGACCTCGTCCCCAACCACGTCCTCTCCACCGAGCTGCCGGCCGGCGCCCCCGCCGACTGGGCCGGGCGCACCCTGATCTGCCGCAGCCTCGACATGGTGCCGGTGGAGTGCGTCGCCCGCGGCTACCTGGCCGGCTCCGGCCTGGAGGAGTACCGGGTCTCCCGCACGGTGTGCGGCGTCGCGCTGCCCGAGGGCCTGGACAACGGCTCCGAGCTGCCCGGCCCGATCTACACCCCGGCGCTCAAGGCCGAGGTCGGCGAGCACGACGAGAACGTCCCCTACGAGGAGACCGCCCGCCGGGTCGGCGCCGAACTCGCCGCCACGCTGCGCCAGACCACCCTCGCGGTGTACGCCCGGGCCCGGGACATCGCCCGCGACCGCGGCCTGATCCTGGCCGACACCAAGTTCGAGTTCGGCCTGCTGGACGGCGAGCTGGTGATCGGCGACGAGGTGCTCACCCCCGACTCCTCGCGCTTCTGGCCCGCCGACGAGTGGCAGCCCGGCCGCGACCAGCCGTCCTTCGACAAGCAGATCATCCGCGACTGGCTGACCTCGCCGGCCTCCGGCTGGGACCGCAAGAGCGAGAACCCGCCGCCGCGGCTGCCCGACGAGGTGATCGCGCACACCCGGCAGCGCTACATCGACGCCTACGAGAAGCTCACCGGCCTCGCCTGGAAGTGA